In the genome of Pongo pygmaeus isolate AG05252 chromosome 9, NHGRI_mPonPyg2-v2.0_pri, whole genome shotgun sequence, one region contains:
- the LOC129008103 gene encoding uncharacterized protein LOC129008103, which yields MRILGSPKREHQLWNHQAWLSSPPCNEMASYLGHYCTLLAIRTVTPAAIRTITPAAIILSFSPNSIVITRITTTSHRTICILLLTQWTLSSLHPGRNPISICCL from the exons GATCCTTGGATCCCCCAAAAGAGAACACCAGCTCTGGAATCACCAGGCCTGGCTCAGCTCTCCACCCTGTAATGAAATGGCCAGCTATCTGGGACATTACTG TACCCTCCTCGCCATCAGAACTGTCACTCCCGCTGCCATCAGAACTATCACTCCCGCTGCCATCATCCTCTCCTTCAGCCCCAACTCCATTGTCATCACTCGCATCACCACCACCTCACACAGAACCATCTGCATCCTTCTGCTCACCCAGTGGACCCTCTCCTCCCTGCACCCAGGGAGGAACCCTATCAGCATTTGCTGCCTTTGA